In Deinococcus sp. QL22, the following are encoded in one genomic region:
- a CDS encoding carbon-nitrogen hydrolase family protein — translation MTTVRVAAAAYPVDFLPDWAAYQAKISAWVADAAGQGASLLVFPEYAALELVALLPPELHHDVTAIRPALQAFLPQFLALHYQLARQHGVGIVAGSLPVAHAEGFVNRAYVFGPDGQCSHQDKLMMTRFEAEEWHISPGSGLRVFELGGVRYGIVICYDSEFPLMSRQLAEAGAEVLLIPSFTGAKRGYTRVRVGSMARALENQVYAVHAPLIADADWTYAVEEAVGMAGIYTPSDDGLPEDGVLAQGGWNQPGWLVADLDLSLTRHVRADGHVLNWRDRVAATERVTPAEVVDLNGVGV, via the coding sequence ATGACCACCGTCCGAGTCGCCGCTGCCGCCTACCCCGTAGACTTTTTGCCCGACTGGGCGGCGTACCAGGCCAAGATTTCGGCGTGGGTGGCCGACGCTGCGGGGCAAGGGGCGAGTCTGCTGGTGTTTCCGGAATACGCGGCGCTGGAACTGGTGGCGCTGCTGCCGCCCGAACTTCACCATGACGTGACCGCCATTCGGCCCGCGCTGCAAGCCTTTTTGCCCCAATTTCTGGCCCTGCATTACCAGTTGGCGCGGCAGCACGGCGTGGGCATCGTGGCGGGCAGCCTGCCTGTGGCGCACGCGGAAGGCTTCGTCAACCGCGCTTATGTGTTTGGGCCAGATGGACAATGCAGTCATCAGGACAAATTGATGATGACCCGCTTCGAGGCCGAGGAGTGGCACATTTCGCCGGGGTCAGGGCTGCGTGTGTTCGAGTTGGGCGGCGTGCGCTACGGCATCGTCATCTGCTACGACTCCGAATTCCCGCTGATGTCTCGCCAACTGGCCGAGGCGGGGGCGGAAGTGCTGCTTATTCCCTCGTTTACCGGGGCCAAACGCGGTTATACGCGGGTGCGGGTGGGCAGCATGGCACGGGCGTTGGAAAATCAGGTGTACGCCGTTCACGCGCCCCTGATCGCCGACGCCGATTGGACATACGCCGTGGAGGAAGCGGTGGGCATGGCCGGGATTTACACCCCATCCGACGACGGCCTGCCTGAAGACGGAGTGCTGGCGCAGGGCGGCTGGAACCAACCCGGCTGGCTGGTGGCCGACCTAGACCTGAGCCTGACCCGGCATGTACGGGCAGACGGCCATGTGCTGAACTGGCGTGACCGCGTGGCCGCCACCGAGCGTGTGACCCCCGCCGAAGTGGTGGATTTGAATGGAGTCGGCGTGTGA
- the der gene encoding ribosome biogenesis GTPase Der translates to MHKVAVVGRPNVGKSSLFNRLIGRREAVVADFPGVTRDAKEGLMLYQNHRITLIDTGGLWSGDEWEAAIREKAEWAMEGAQAVIFVLDPREGLSAADYEVADWLRKLGKPVIAMANKIDSPKHEVYLSELWALGFGEPIAVSAEHARGLDDLMDRVMSHLPEDDEDVSEIAPIRISLIGRPNVGKSSLLNAMTQTERAIVADQPGTTRDSLDVEWDYGGQRFVLVDTAGIRKKPDTAIEDYAIQRSQAAIARSDLIWLVVNAGDLGDHELKLANLAYESGKPVIVVVNKWDLIPDEDLKFTEKDLAQKLHHISYAPRVYTSAINEYGIHEMLAEAMKLHAKWQSRIPTSELNRWLEVWQMRQSVPNFHGKKLKMYFMTQVETSPPTFAIFCNRADFVTRSYEGYLQNRIREDLDLAGIPVRLKWKEKGPYKREKGANNDD, encoded by the coding sequence ATGCATAAAGTAGCCGTAGTAGGCCGACCAAACGTCGGTAAGTCCAGCCTGTTTAACCGCCTGATTGGGCGGCGCGAAGCTGTAGTAGCCGATTTTCCCGGCGTGACGCGGGATGCCAAAGAAGGCCTGATGTTGTACCAGAACCACCGCATTACACTCATTGATACGGGCGGATTGTGGAGCGGCGACGAGTGGGAAGCCGCGATTCGTGAGAAGGCGGAATGGGCGATGGAAGGCGCACAGGCCGTAATTTTTGTGCTCGATCCCCGCGAGGGCCTGAGCGCCGCCGACTATGAAGTGGCCGACTGGCTGCGGAAACTGGGCAAGCCCGTGATCGCAATGGCGAACAAGATTGACAGCCCCAAACATGAGGTGTATCTGTCCGAGTTGTGGGCGCTGGGCTTTGGCGAACCCATCGCCGTGAGCGCCGAGCACGCACGCGGGCTGGACGACCTGATGGATAGGGTCATGAGCCACCTGCCCGAAGACGACGAGGATGTCTCAGAAATCGCGCCCATCCGAATCAGCCTGATTGGACGGCCCAACGTGGGCAAATCCAGCCTACTGAACGCCATGACCCAGACCGAGCGGGCCATTGTGGCCGACCAACCCGGTACCACCCGCGACAGTCTGGACGTGGAATGGGATTACGGCGGGCAGCGATTCGTGCTGGTGGATACGGCGGGCATTCGCAAAAAGCCCGATACGGCCATCGAGGATTACGCGATTCAGCGGTCTCAGGCGGCCATTGCCCGCAGCGACCTCATCTGGCTGGTCGTCAACGCGGGCGATCTGGGCGACCACGAACTGAAGCTGGCAAATTTGGCCTACGAAAGCGGCAAACCCGTGATCGTGGTGGTCAACAAGTGGGACCTGATCCCCGATGAAGACCTGAAATTCACCGAAAAAGACCTTGCCCAAAAGCTGCACCACATCAGCTACGCGCCGCGTGTGTACACCAGCGCCATCAACGAGTACGGCATTCACGAGATGCTGGCCGAGGCCATGAAACTGCACGCCAAGTGGCAGTCACGCATTCCGACCAGCGAACTGAACCGCTGGCTGGAAGTCTGGCAGATGCGCCAGAGCGTGCCCAACTTCCACGGCAAGAAGCTGAAGATGTACTTCATGACGCAGGTGGAGACCTCGCCGCCCACGTTCGCCATCTTCTGCAACCGCGCCGATTTTGTCACGCGCTCTTATGAAGGCTACTTGCAAAACCGCATCCGAGAAGACTTGGATCTGGCGGGCATTCCGGTACGCCTGAAGTGGAAGGAAAAGGGGCCGTACAAGCGGGAGAAGGGCGCAAACAACGACGACTGA
- a CDS encoding zinc ribbon domain-containing protein, with product MSDTGPLSRLHRVQHLDLDLDRLRAEEGNIPEALRSARAEQERLNNLLEDTEITLEATDKKVRQQELDLAGTREQMARAQDELDKNAFDARAQSQYGSRIQMLGERAEEMEEDLLPLREQQRELGEKAAELRAEHRALRPSLGELETEDEARVQTLRDQGEGARAERAELVANLDARTVKEYDMIRKAKKGLGVVEISAGRCTGCNVNLPVNVQQKAALGKLPPVKCPSCGRFLIRLDV from the coding sequence ATGAGCGATACCGGACCCCTTTCACGCCTGCACCGCGTTCAGCATCTCGATCTGGACTTAGACCGCCTGCGTGCCGAGGAAGGCAACATTCCAGAAGCCCTGCGGAGCGCCCGCGCCGAGCAAGAACGCCTGAACAACCTTCTCGAAGACACCGAAATTACCCTGGAGGCCACCGATAAAAAGGTGCGCCAGCAAGAGCTTGACCTCGCGGGAACCCGTGAGCAGATGGCCCGCGCCCAGGATGAGCTGGACAAAAACGCCTTTGACGCCCGCGCCCAATCTCAGTACGGCAGCCGCATTCAGATGTTGGGGGAGCGGGCCGAGGAGATGGAAGAAGACCTGTTGCCCCTGCGCGAGCAGCAGCGCGAGTTGGGCGAAAAGGCCGCCGAACTGCGGGCCGAACACCGCGCCCTGCGCCCCAGCCTCGGCGAACTGGAAACCGAAGACGAGGCGCGAGTTCAGACCCTGCGTGATCAGGGCGAGGGCGCACGCGCCGAACGTGCCGAACTGGTCGCCAATCTCGACGCCCGCACCGTCAAGGAATACGACATGATCCGTAAGGCCAAAAAGGGTCTGGGGGTCGTGGAGATTTCGGCCGGGCGCTGCACAGGCTGCAACGTGAACTTGCCTGTCAACGTGCAGCAAAAAGCGGCGCTGGGCAAGCTGCCGCCCGTGAAGTGTCCCTCCTGCGGACGCTTCCTGATCCGGCTGGATGTCTAG
- a CDS encoding AAA family ATPase → MSLFIITGVPGTGKSSLCRALMEQYPFGLHLPVDDLREWVVSGIAHPVPAFTPETQRQFDLARQSAGQTAEIYHRAGFAVAIDDVLGPADLSTFGLSEQATNTLLWAELDVILERNRLRQNKHFDPLTLEPVIRMLHASQDREEFRRQGWKVVDTTRLTLEEAVRAVLQATENVD, encoded by the coding sequence ATGTCGCTGTTCATCATCACAGGCGTCCCTGGCACCGGGAAAAGTAGCCTTTGCCGGGCGTTGATGGAGCAGTATCCGTTCGGCCTACATTTGCCTGTAGACGATCTGCGGGAATGGGTCGTGTCCGGCATTGCCCACCCCGTGCCTGCATTCACGCCCGAAACGCAGCGGCAGTTTGACCTGGCGCGGCAAAGTGCGGGCCAGACGGCTGAGATCTATCACCGGGCCGGGTTTGCCGTTGCCATCGACGATGTGCTTGGGCCAGCCGACCTCTCCACTTTCGGGCTATCGGAGCAGGCCACCAATACCCTGCTGTGGGCCGAGCTGGACGTGATTTTAGAGCGCAACCGCCTGCGCCAGAACAAGCACTTTGACCCGCTGACGCTGGAGCCTGTGATTCGGATGCTGCACGCCAGTCAGGACAGAGAGGAATTTAGGCGGCAGGGCTGGAAGGTGGTGGATACGACGCGCCTCACACTGGAGGAAGCGGTGAGAGCAGTCTTGCAGGCAACAGAAAACGTGGACTGA
- a CDS encoding adenosylcobalamin-dependent ribonucleoside-diphosphate reductase has protein sequence MTSLPLSTLTHFDDNAQHIAKRQYLQPSDGDIAGMFRRIANWVAGAEAPEVRQEWAQQYFDLMAEKKFCPGGRVLAGAGTQHGNVLNCFVQGATAHDPASFEGVMEVAKKLALVTKVGGGNGVNLDVYLPRAEGSRSDAGVRGWAYMSAAHADVGDFIEGLMRPPTQPDGDKQPVAIRNWTRVIYGQAIRPELVAQARQNGVQIVRALPEGVQSVPDDMGGITDSARKVAEDAKLGLEPRINLSEMRAEGAPIKGSGGTSSGPVSFLMEIFDNFLEWANRGAEQSGPVNTLRFVYSPVLRVVRQGGTRRGAGMATISIDHPDVLDFLTAKDLDREAAEGDISTFNISILVGEKFWNALQTDAVWPIAAQDVPGKYALMLQVVAYDGTLPTLPDRADDGARGVPVYQQPGSGTGIPARWLWDQIAQHAWSTGEPGLIFADRVNEYSALKDLGERYQIRSTNPCGEIPLTVGEPCDLGAINLAAYVQNSTFNFPAFRADVRTCVRFLDDVLDVNVFALEDNRIASQDLRRLGLGVMGLADALIKLGLRYDNDAGRQAIAEIMGALREEAVAESERLGAERGVYPVYTRNADKMPHAPRRNVAVLTVAPTGTTSMLMGVSSGIEPVFSPFIWRKIGSEYRALLAPLFVELLETYPPAANMDDGKGGWNWDKVTEAVSENHGSVVGLAFIPDALQQVFVCAHDIAPADHVRMQGTVQVAFDAEGYAANSLSKTINLPNSATVQDVQDAYSEAYRTGCKGITVYRDGSRQFQVLSTSKTKEKKAEEAEVPAEQVPALQAADVMGESLQDEPVSVPTPVAAPQPAPRAAASTAPVYERPARLQGITDMVKLTDPTSGHRRSFLVTVNHLGGKPVEVMVISGRAGDEANADSEALGRVVSIALQHGVPAQAIIKTLRGLNGGLYGSYNGRLVGSKADLIAVALETFQKDMDAGALPPLAGGSSDTPAAALTGVSVSGVSVSGMDSMSRERCPVCEEKAVIREEGCLKCQACGYSKCG, from the coding sequence ATGACCAGCCTGCCCCTGTCTACCCTGACCCACTTTGACGACAACGCCCAGCACATTGCCAAGCGCCAGTATTTGCAGCCCAGCGACGGCGATATTGCGGGCATGTTCCGGCGGATTGCCAACTGGGTGGCGGGGGCGGAAGCACCGGAAGTGCGTCAGGAGTGGGCGCAGCAATATTTTGACCTGATGGCCGAAAAGAAGTTCTGCCCCGGTGGGCGCGTGCTGGCAGGGGCAGGTACGCAGCACGGCAACGTTCTGAACTGCTTTGTGCAGGGGGCCACTGCGCACGACCCCGCCAGCTTTGAGGGCGTGATGGAAGTCGCCAAGAAACTGGCCTTAGTCACCAAAGTGGGCGGCGGCAACGGCGTCAATCTGGACGTATATCTGCCCCGCGCCGAGGGCAGCCGCAGCGACGCGGGCGTGCGCGGCTGGGCCTACATGAGCGCCGCGCACGCCGACGTGGGCGACTTTATAGAAGGGCTGATGCGCCCGCCCACACAGCCCGACGGTGACAAGCAACCGGTGGCGATTCGCAACTGGACGCGGGTCATTTACGGGCAGGCCATCCGGCCCGAACTGGTGGCGCAGGCCCGCCAGAACGGAGTTCAGATCGTGCGGGCGCTCCCCGAGGGCGTACAGTCCGTACCCGACGATATGGGCGGGATCACCGACTCTGCCAGAAAGGTGGCCGAGGATGCCAAGCTGGGGCTGGAGCCACGTATCAACCTGTCCGAGATGCGGGCCGAGGGTGCGCCCATCAAGGGATCGGGGGGCACTTCTTCCGGCCCAGTCAGCTTCTTGATGGAAATTTTCGACAACTTCCTGGAGTGGGCCAACCGGGGCGCGGAGCAGAGCGGGCCAGTGAATACGCTGCGCTTCGTGTACTCGCCGGTGTTGCGCGTGGTCCGTCAGGGCGGCACGCGGCGCGGGGCGGGCATGGCGACCATCTCCATAGACCACCCCGATGTGCTGGACTTCCTGACCGCCAAAGACCTGGATCGCGAGGCTGCCGAGGGCGATATTTCCACCTTCAACATCTCGATTCTGGTGGGCGAGAAATTCTGGAATGCCTTGCAGACCGACGCCGTGTGGCCCATTGCCGCGCAGGACGTTCCCGGCAAATATGCGCTGATGCTTCAGGTAGTCGCGTATGACGGCACGCTGCCCACCCTGCCCGACCGCGCAGACGACGGCGCACGTGGCGTGCCTGTGTATCAACAGCCCGGTTCTGGCACTGGCATTCCGGCCCGCTGGCTGTGGGATCAGATCGCCCAGCACGCCTGGAGCACGGGCGAACCCGGCCTGATTTTTGCGGATCGCGTGAACGAATACAGCGCCCTGAAAGACCTGGGCGAGCGCTACCAGATTCGGAGTACGAATCCCTGCGGCGAAATCCCGCTGACGGTGGGCGAACCCTGCGACCTCGGGGCCATCAATCTGGCCGCCTACGTTCAGAACAGCACCTTCAATTTCCCCGCCTTCCGCGCCGATGTTCGTACCTGCGTCCGCTTTCTGGACGACGTGCTGGACGTGAATGTGTTCGCGCTGGAAGACAACCGCATCGCCTCGCAAGACCTGCGCCGCCTCGGCCTGGGCGTGATGGGACTGGCCGACGCGCTGATCAAGCTGGGCCTGCGCTACGACAACGACGCCGGGCGGCAGGCCATTGCCGAAATTATGGGGGCGCTGCGCGAGGAAGCGGTGGCCGAAAGCGAACGCCTCGGTGCAGAGCGCGGCGTGTACCCGGTGTATACCCGCAACGCCGACAAGATGCCGCACGCGCCCCGCCGCAACGTGGCCGTGCTGACGGTGGCCCCGACTGGCACCACGAGTATGCTGATGGGCGTGTCCAGCGGCATTGAGCCAGTCTTCAGCCCGTTCATCTGGCGCAAGATCGGCAGCGAGTACCGCGCACTGTTGGCCCCACTGTTCGTGGAACTGCTGGAAACCTACCCGCCCGCCGCCAATATGGATGACGGCAAGGGCGGCTGGAACTGGGACAAGGTGACCGAAGCCGTGTCCGAAAACCACGGCAGCGTGGTGGGCTTGGCCTTCATCCCCGACGCCCTCCAGCAGGTGTTCGTGTGCGCCCACGACATCGCGCCCGCCGACCATGTGCGGATGCAGGGCACGGTGCAGGTGGCCTTCGATGCGGAGGGCTACGCGGCCAACAGCCTCAGCAAGACCATCAATCTGCCCAACAGCGCCACCGTGCAGGACGTGCAGGACGCCTACAGCGAGGCCTACCGCACGGGCTGCAAGGGCATCACCGTGTACCGCGATGGCTCGCGCCAGTTTCAGGTGTTGAGTACGAGTAAAACCAAGGAGAAGAAGGCGGAAGAAGCCGAGGTTCCAGCTGAGCAAGTGCCTGCCCTGCAGGCCGCCGATGTGATGGGCGAGAGCCTGCAGGACGAACCCGTGAGCGTGCCTACTCCTGTGGCCGCGCCGCAACCTGCTCCCCGCGCCGCCGCGTCCACCGCTCCCGTCTACGAGCGCCCCGCCCGCTTGCAGGGCATCACCGATATGGTCAAGCTGACCGACCCGACCAGCGGCCACCGCCGAAGCTTCCTTGTCACAGTCAACCATCTGGGCGGCAAACCTGTAGAGGTCATGGTGATCAGCGGGCGGGCAGGCGACGAGGCCAACGCCGACTCCGAAGCGCTGGGCCGGGTGGTCAGCATTGCCCTCCAGCACGGCGTTCCTGCACAGGCCATCATCAAAACCCTGCGCGGCCTGAACGGCGGGCTGTACGGCAGCTACAACGGGCGCTTGGTGGGCAGCAAAGCCGACCTGATCGCAGTGGCGCTGGAAACCTTCCAGAAAGACATGGATGCCGGAGCCTTGCCGCCGCTGGCTGGGGGCAGCAGCGATACGCCAGCCGCCGCGCTTACTGGTGTCAGCGTGTCCGGCGTGAGTGTGTCGGGCATGGACAGCATGAGCCGCGAACGCTGTCCTGTGTGCGAGGAAAAAGCTGTGATCCGCGAAGAGGGTTGCCTGAAATGTCAGGCGTGCGGCTATAGCAAGTGCGGTTAA
- a CDS encoding sorbosone dehydrogenase family protein, whose amino-acid sequence MIKAGLAAALTLLLASAQAQTAPAVKLTPFVSGLEQVTALTHAGDGSNRLYVAQQDGRIRTLTGGKIQPNLFLDLRRRTSAGGERGLLGLAFDPAYKTNRRVYVHYTDLNGDTVLARYTATADFSRADPASARTLFTAKQPYANHNGGQLAFGPDKFLYLGLGDGGSGGDPQNNGQNLASPLGKILRFDVRGDAAKPAPGNPFASRKGANPYIWAYGLRNPWRFSFDRTSGDLIIADVGQNEQEEVDRQPRASKGGENYGWKIREGTQCYEPSSNCTSAGLKAPVLVYGRNEGQSITGGYVYRGSAIPALKGQYVFADFASGTLWAAPASGASWKKAQIGRVGSPSTFGEDEQGELYVAEYGTGRILKFSK is encoded by the coding sequence ATGATTAAAGCGGGCTTGGCGGCGGCCCTGACGTTGCTGCTGGCCTCTGCCCAGGCCCAGACCGCGCCTGCCGTGAAGCTCACGCCGTTCGTAAGTGGGCTGGAGCAGGTGACGGCCCTGACTCATGCGGGCGACGGAAGCAACCGCCTGTACGTGGCGCAACAGGACGGACGTATCCGGACTCTTACGGGCGGAAAAATTCAACCGAATTTGTTCTTGGACTTGCGGAGGCGCACCAGTGCGGGCGGGGAACGTGGTCTGCTGGGGTTGGCCTTTGACCCAGCTTACAAAACCAACCGCCGCGTCTACGTGCACTACACCGACCTGAACGGCGATACGGTGCTGGCCCGCTACACCGCCACCGCCGACTTTTCCCGCGCAGACCCGGCCAGCGCACGCACGCTGTTTACGGCCAAGCAGCCGTATGCCAACCACAACGGCGGGCAATTGGCCTTTGGCCCCGACAAGTTCCTGTATCTGGGACTAGGCGACGGCGGCAGCGGTGGCGACCCCCAGAACAACGGGCAGAATCTGGCCTCGCCCCTAGGCAAAATCCTGCGTTTCGACGTGCGGGGCGACGCGGCCAAACCTGCCCCTGGCAATCCGTTTGCCAGCCGCAAGGGGGCCAATCCGTATATCTGGGCGTATGGCCTGCGAAATCCCTGGCGCTTCAGCTTTGACCGCACTTCGGGGGACCTGATCATTGCCGACGTGGGCCAGAACGAGCAGGAGGAAGTAGACCGCCAACCCCGCGCCAGCAAAGGCGGCGAGAATTACGGCTGGAAAATCCGCGAGGGTACGCAGTGCTACGAGCCGTCCAGCAACTGCACCAGCGCTGGCCTGAAAGCGCCCGTGCTGGTGTATGGCCGCAATGAAGGCCAGAGCATCACGGGCGGCTACGTATACCGGGGCAGCGCCATTCCCGCCCTGAAGGGCCAGTACGTATTTGCCGACTTTGCCAGCGGAACCCTGTGGGCCGCCCCCGCCAGCGGTGCTAGCTGGAAGAAGGCGCAGATTGGGCGCGTGGGCAGCCCCAGCACCTTTGGCGAAGATGAGCAGGGCGAACTGTATGTGGCGGAGTACGGAACAGGGCGGATTTTGAAATTCAGCAAGTAA
- a CDS encoding GNAT family N-acetyltransferase codes for MTLPLTIRALTAADAPAYRAVRLASLENDPAAFITTAAEFAARSLPDVAERLVPTELAVTFGAFADADLVGLLTVARESRPSLAHRANVFGVSVLPAARGRGAGAALLQAGLTQIRSWSGVSVVLLGVTETQHTARRLYERHGFSVWGTQQEAVLGAGGERLAEHHMLLRL; via the coding sequence GTGACCTTACCGCTGACCATTCGCGCCCTGACCGCTGCCGACGCCCCCGCTTACCGCGCCGTGCGCCTGGCGAGCCTGGAGAACGACCCCGCCGCCTTCATCACCACCGCCGCCGAATTCGCCGCTCGATCCCTGCCCGATGTGGCCGAACGCCTCGTACCGACTGAATTGGCGGTGACCTTCGGCGCGTTTGCAGACGCTGACCTGGTGGGCCTGCTGACGGTGGCCCGCGAATCCAGACCCAGCTTGGCTCACCGCGCCAACGTGTTTGGCGTGTCCGTGCTGCCCGCCGCACGGGGTCGGGGCGCGGGTGCAGCGTTATTACAAGCCGGACTGACCCAGATTCGCAGTTGGTCAGGCGTGAGCGTGGTACTGCTGGGCGTGACCGAAACCCAGCACACGGCCCGAAGGTTGTACGAACGGCACGGATTTTCGGTGTGGGGCACGCAACAGGAAGCCGTGCTGGGCGCGGGCGGGGAACGATTGGCCGAGCATCATATGTTGCTGCGGTTGTAG
- a CDS encoding HRDC domain-containing protein: protein MTDSRFVASSPRPDNRPDLPLVSLHTVRGDPHVRLAGALAALEGADWGLLLGGDAALARQLAAILGGGTLRVDSRLSVNRDALAGAGLAVASLDADWNGARAVWLMEPDARTLERAARAGVRVIVDATLAPGGGWPTRGADLVVYRDGVTLTGHSDGTLAVLFGTGRAPMPAAPAPADLTVALALRDVATLPLRLARAARTTLQLAERLGGTALEAGPTALLLAPDAAADTFSAPGGVMAAARSVPAGVLLTPGLQDLNAVLALLRSETEQPGTPTPLPNEQWNARDQSVPAPVAAEAEARDPEPQDAPAAEQRSFAQRDGQRDGGQQGGQRRGRQDGRRDDGRRGERNSQNEPRRFERPRVDQPRTDQPRPDQARADQTRPDSDAPPERFTFDAPDNSYADNQTEAAPTQTAPTQAAAPAVAPTTHAPEPTFAVPSAAHDEVWEPEIVFSDTPKQGALTDAVHRQSEKDRGEELPEDAAVDAVQAEAQAAQDDAEQIGMEADAAGSFAEALAEFEQTEAGQEQLEQAQVEQTQLEQTQAPAPLILAPDLPPTPPATQGTDAERPDPTADLTPEQAAIYARLRDWRNAEAKRQDMSRFIVASNATIAEIARRVPYTAADLKAVRGMGPERLRKYGEKILEVVRG from the coding sequence ATGACCGACTCGCGTTTTGTTGCCTCTTCCCCTCGCCCGGACAATAGGCCCGATTTGCCACTGGTGTCGCTGCACACCGTTCGCGGCGACCCGCACGTGCGGCTGGCCGGGGCACTGGCTGCCCTGGAGGGCGCAGATTGGGGACTGCTGCTGGGCGGAGACGCGGCGCTGGCGCGTCAACTGGCGGCCATATTGGGCGGCGGAACCCTGCGCGTCGATAGCCGCCTGAGTGTAAACCGCGACGCGCTGGCCGGAGCAGGCCTGGCGGTGGCCTCACTGGACGCTGACTGGAACGGGGCGCGCGCCGTCTGGCTGATGGAACCCGACGCCCGCACCCTGGAACGGGCGGCTCGGGCAGGCGTGCGCGTGATCGTGGACGCGACCCTTGCTCCCGGCGGCGGCTGGCCCACACGCGGGGCCGACCTCGTGGTGTACCGCGACGGCGTCACCCTGACCGGACATAGCGACGGCACACTGGCCGTTCTGTTCGGCACGGGCCGCGCCCCCATGCCTGCCGCGCCTGCCCCCGCCGACCTCACGGTGGCCCTCGCCCTGCGCGATGTGGCGACCCTGCCTCTGCGGCTGGCCCGCGCCGCCCGCACCACCCTGCAACTGGCCGAGCGGCTGGGCGGCACGGCGCTGGAAGCTGGCCCCACCGCCCTGCTGCTGGCCCCCGACGCTGCCGCAGACACCTTCTCGGCCCCCGGTGGAGTGATGGCCGCCGCCCGCAGCGTACCCGCCGGAGTGCTGCTGACGCCCGGATTGCAAGACCTGAACGCGGTGCTGGCCCTGCTGCGCTCTGAAACCGAGCAACCCGGCACTCCAACACCGCTCCCCAACGAGCAGTGGAACGCCCGCGACCAAAGCGTGCCCGCGCCTGTTGCTGCTGAAGCAGAAGCCCGTGACCCAGAACCTCAAGACGCGCCTGCTGCTGAGCAGCGCAGCTTTGCGCAACGGGATGGACAGCGGGATGGAGGGCAGCAAGGCGGCCAACGCCGGGGCAGGCAAGACGGCAGGCGCGACGATGGACGGCGCGGGGAGCGCAACAGCCAGAACGAGCCGCGCCGCTTCGAGCGGCCCCGCGTGGATCAGCCCCGGACAGATCAGCCGCGCCCCGACCAGGCCAGAGCAGATCAGACTCGCCCCGACAGCGACGCGCCGCCCGAACGCTTTACCTTTGACGCGCCGGATAACAGTTATGCCGACAATCAAACAGAGGCGGCTCCCACTCAGACTGCCCCGACTCAGGCCGCTGCGCCCGCAGTTGCCCCGACTACCCACGCGCCGGAACCCACTTTTGCGGTGCCTTCTGCTGCACACGATGAGGTGTGGGAACCGGAAATCGTGTTCAGCGATACGCCCAAGCAGGGTGCACTGACCGACGCCGTGCACAGGCAGTCGGAAAAAGACCGGGGCGAAGAGTTGCCCGAAGACGCCGCCGTAGATGCGGTGCAAGCTGAAGCGCAAGCAGCACAGGACGATGCAGAACAAATCGGTATGGAAGCGGACGCGGCAGGCTCTTTTGCAGAGGCGCTGGCTGAGTTTGAACAAACCGAGGCCGGGCAAGAGCAGTTGGAGCAGGCGCAAGTTGAGCAGACACAACTGGAGCAGACACAGGCCCCCGCACCCCTAATTTTGGCCCCCGATTTGCCGCCCACGCCGCCCGCCACACAGGGCACCGACGCCGAGCGCCCTGACCCCACTGCCGACCTGACGCCCGAACAGGCCGCCATCTATGCCCGCCTGCGCGACTGGCGCAACGCCGAGGCCAAACGGCAGGACATGAGCCGCTTTATCGTGGCCAGCAACGCCACCATCGCCGAAATTGCTCGCCGCGTGCCCTATACCGCCGCCGACCTGAAAGCCGTGCGCGGCATGGGGCCAGAGCGGTTGCGCAAGTACGGCGAAAAGATTTTGGAAGTCGTTCGGGGGTAA